A portion of the Malania oleifera isolate guangnan ecotype guangnan chromosome 3, ASM2987363v1, whole genome shotgun sequence genome contains these proteins:
- the LOC131151564 gene encoding uncharacterized protein LOC131151564 encodes MTESSNRMGITRRYSSCKIVKKASSSSSKKTKNSSFCQREDELHRPRSDGGRNASKQKIDKMGPICKSRKKSGAVFPDAEAKPEEDGGFDEQFQKEIWLDEDNSMWLSSNCMSPSSPFDGDRLYIDEWLVSRLSISRSCHPLLGKEVAIFDGSVINSLEDASLVLEKTILDAEKILQEDLREGEIVTWVPGMRENDESATYSSLSTSESSESSYTQSSEDFTCSDTSSTPSSTNFESPSQSWDLDSTSYFVSLVNLDEEDSKWISDMESELDSFRSSFPSPSFKSSCSFEIQSPISSVPLLTEVEVDVVEHGKSQHVLPHELVSVATDLDGVDSDGPIFWPFEQNFDWDSELSWDYFCTSPRNDRDKVGASERTFLAAAVRSFPILTEDPCPSSIASGPLSQSSSPHSTNKDSKKGCRRSLVFSSRSKVMEWKRRSKSEDLNATLMRSGKPTKKLT; translated from the coding sequence ATGACTGAGAGTTCCAACAGAATGGGTATTACTAGAAGATATAGCTCTTGCAAAATAGTGAAGAAGGCCTCCTCTTCATCTTCAAAAAAGACAAAGAACAGTTCATTTTGTCAAAGAGAAGATGAGCTCCATAGGCCAAGATCAGATGGTGGTCGAAATGCATCCAAACAGAAAATTGATAAGATGGGCCCTATCTGTAAATCCAGAAAGAAGTCAGGTGCTGTTTTTCCAGATGCGGAAGCAAAACCAGAAGAAGATGGTGGTTTTGATGAGCAGTTTCAGAAGGAAATATGGCTTGATGAAGATAATTCCATGTGGCTCTCTTCTAATTGTATGTCTCCTTCATCTCCTTTTGATGGTGATAGATTGTATATTGATGAATGGTTAGTTTCACGGCTATCGATTTCGAGAAGTTGCCATCCACTTTTGGGTAAAGAAGTTGCTATCTTTGATGGATCTGTGATCAATTCTCTGGAAGATGCATCTTTGGTTCTTGAGAAAACCATCCTAGATGCCGAAAAGATTTTGCAGGAAGATTTGAGGGAAGGAGAGATTGTTACTTGGGTACCAGGCATGAGAGAGAATGATGAAAGTGCAACATATTCCTCCTTAAGCACCTCCGAGAGCAGCGAGTCTTCATATACACAGTCCAGTGAGGATTTCACATGTTCTGACACTTCTTCAACTCCTTCCAGCACCAATTTCGAATCTCCTTCTCAGAGTTGGGACTTGGACAGCACAAGTTACTTTGTCTCATTAGTCAATCTTGATGAGGAGGATTCCAAGTGGATTTCTGATATGGAGTCAGAGTTGGATTCCTTCAGGTCCAGTTTTCCTAGCCCATCTTTCAAAAGCAGCTGTAGTTTTGAAATCCAATCACCCATCTCTAGTGTTCCTTTACTCACTGAGGTAGAAGTAGATGTCGTGGAGCATGGAAAATCCCAGCATGTTTTGCCCCATGAGCTTGTCTCTGTAGCCACAGATTTGGATGGTGTGGATTCTGATGGACCAATCTTCTGGCCATTTGAGCAGAACTTTGATTGGGATTCAGAATTATCTTGGGATTATTTTTGCACATCACCCCGAAATGACAGAGATAAAGTTGGAGCTTCGGAGCGAACCTTCCTGGCTGCAGCCGTTAGATCATTTCCCATTTTGACAGAAGACCCATGTCCAAGTTCCATAGCTTCAGGTCCGCTATCCCAATCATCAAGTCCTCACTCTACAAATAAGGATTCAAAAAAAGGGTGTAGGAGAAGCTTGGTGTTCAGCTCAAGATCAAAAGTGATGGAATGGAAACGAAGAAGCAAAAGTGAGGATCTCAATGCCACACTTATGAGGTCCGGCAAGCCAACTAAAAAACTTACATGA